In Brevundimonas subvibrioides, a genomic segment contains:
- the rplM gene encoding 50S ribosomal protein L13 produces the protein MLKSTTAALKPSEVEKKWIHIDAEGVVVGRLATFIAMRLRGKHLPTYTPHVDSGDYVVVTNVDKVVFTGKKNTDKVYYRHTGHPGGVKSTTPQKVLGGRFPERVLEKAVERMLPKESPLARKQMTHLRLFAGATHSHEAQQPETIDFAGRSAKNTRSL, from the coding sequence ATGCTGAAGAGCACCACGGCTGCGTTGAAGCCGTCCGAGGTCGAGAAGAAGTGGATCCATATCGATGCCGAAGGCGTCGTGGTGGGCCGTCTCGCGACCTTCATCGCCATGCGCCTGCGTGGCAAGCACCTGCCGACCTACACCCCGCACGTGGACTCGGGTGACTATGTCGTCGTGACCAACGTCGACAAGGTGGTGTTCACCGGCAAGAAGAATACCGACAAGGTCTACTATCGCCACACCGGTCACCCGGGCGGCGTCAAGTCGACGACCCCGCAGAAGGTGCTGGGCGGCCGCTTCCCCGAGCGCGTGCTCGAAAAGGCCGTCGAGCGCATGCTGCCCAAGGAAAGCCCGCTGGCCCGCAAGCAGATGACGCACCTGCGCCTGTTCGCCGGTGCCACGCACAGCCACGAAGCGCAGCAGCCCGAGACCATCGATTTCGCCGGCCGTTCGGCCAAGAACACCCGGAGCCTCTAA